The genomic region CTTACTGGTTATTgttgtttgaaaaaaatgctactgatttttgaGGTTCTCTTTGTACCTGGCAAACTTTTGTTGGCCTTATTTctatgaatctttttattttgctttttatacttCCTATATGAGTGATCTACATACCGATGGCCTGCAAATAATGATGTTTCCTTTCCAACCTCtatatctattattttcttttatatttgacCAAGATCTCTGGTATTATATTAAACAATACCTGTGAATTCAATGCCCCTCTGATTTGCTCCTATAGTACCATATTCCCCTCATTTGCCACACTGCTATAGTTAGAATTTCATAattattgtggtgattatttttattaatttccctTATTGTATTATAAGTTCTATGAAGCCTGGAATTATACCTGATTTTTCTCACCATTGTATCCCTGGCATAATTCCTGGGATGTAtttatctcaataaatatttcttgaatgaataaatgaatggcctAAGCtgataaataagaattaaagaaaatcataatagATGAGTACCATAATTTTCTTATCTTGCCTTTCCTCCCCTGTTCCAATTACAAGCTCATTAACACTCAGGAGCGTATGTATCAGTCAGGGTATTTTGGCTGCAAGCACCAAAACTCTGGCTGGCTAAATTAAACATGGGGAATTTACTGGAAGGAGATAAGGAGATGGGGATTAGAAGATGAAAGGAAGGCTGAAACCCTATGCCAGAAAAGAGCAATTCTGAGCGGGTAAAATAGGTTTGTCAGAGTGCTGCATCTGCAACTAAGGAGCTCCAATGACTCTCATCACTGTATCTCTCTGATCAAGATCCCcgctccatctccccaccctgagaccaccacctgagctgaaaccaagagttggaaacgtaaccaacagagtcacccaggcacccttactcAGGTTTTCATATGctatttatgtttcatttttctcatgtatAAGTTTGGTCTATTtggaatatacacacacacacacacacacacacacacacatacatatacacacacacaattatgtatatatgcataaacattatgacatttatatatatatatatatatatatacacaagttTTTTCTCTTACAAATTGATACCCAGAGATTCAAccctgtatatttaaaatatcttttccctCAGTGATTAGAGATGCCACTTAAATCATACACTAAAATCTTCCCTATGTTTGTgcctatttcttgtctttctgttccattggtctgtcaTTCATGAACCAATACTACGTTGTTTTAATTATAGAGGTTTTACAATATGTTTCAATAGGTGATATAGGCAGTATAATCTACTGCTCTTTTGGGCAGTAGGGCAACATGCCTAGCtccaggaaaatgaacaaaaaccaaaaccatgtATTGATATTTTAATTGGGGTCCTGTTAAATTTACATATTAACTTTGGAAGAACTGGCATCCTTAAAATGTTTACCTATCCAAGAATAAGAGATGTTTCCACTAATTCAAGTCTACTTCTGCATTTTGGGGTATATTTTAAGGTTTCCCTCATTACAGGCTTTGCACATTTCTTGTTAGGTATTTCCTTTTGATATTGTCTGTATCACACTAGTTATTGGTACTTGTATATGTGAAAGCTATTGCTTCGTATGTTGATTTTTATCTTATTACATTACTGTATTACTACTGTGCtgtattagttttaatttttattttcttgtgttttccacCTAAACATCCAGTTCATCTATATTTACTTGCCTCTTCCTTTGCAATCTTGATTTCCCtcactgttttcttttgtctaaTTGCTTTGTTCTTTACACAGATACAATGTTAAAGTATAACGGAGGTAGCAGATATCCTGTCTTGTTCCTTGACCTTCTGCTTTCCTCTGATGAGAATGCCAAAAGTGTTTCCCCATTAAACAAGATGCTAGATCTTTTCTCccaaagatttatgtatttttaaagggaGCAGGGAAATCTtcaagccgactccacactgaacacagagcccaacaatgcagggctccatctcaagacccgtgagatcatgatctgagcagaaaccaagagttggatgtttaaccaaatgagcccacccaggtacccttggattttactttttaaaaaatcagaaatgggtCTTGAATTTTGCCCAAAGGCCTTTTCATCATCCACGGAGATAACCATGTTTGTTCTTAGATCTACTACTATGTGAGTTATATGAACACATTTCCTAAttattgaaccatctttgtatCAGTCATGCTAAATCACCTTAAAATGTGCTATAGATtgtttactagtattttatttaggaCTTTTGCAGCAATATTCATATGTGAGATTGGTCTGTGGGTTTTTTGGTGCAATCTTGACTCAGATTTAGATACCAACATTTTACTtgcttcataaaaagaaaactaaactttgcttcatttttctacatCTTGTAAGTTTACCTGACATTAGTGATTATTTGGTACTTTCCTCTTGAATCCACTTAGGCCGAGCCCTTTTTTGTGGGCGTTAATTCTTTGATAACTTTCTCTATTCCTTCTGTGGAAATTTTTGCCACTTTCTACCTCCAGTAGGATGAATTTCAGTGAATTCTATTTTCCTACTAATCATTTATCACATGATTATGTTTGTTTGAATACACTGTTTTACTGGctatttctcccttttatttattttttaatttatttttggcatttgtgctttctttcttgattGAGCAAGctaaaggattcttttttttttttttaacaaactctgttatttattttacatctaattactttctgcttttatttatctttattaaagaATTTTGGGGGAGAGACCTCTGTGTCACAACTATGGGGTTCTATTAAATCTATTAATAGATTCTATTAAATCGGGAATATGGGAAATCCAtagtttttaaatacttcatgtaaataatgaaaatttaaattagtgAAGTAAATTCActcaaaaaagaaagtaaacaaaatagatGGCAATAAGGATAAAGTGCTCAACCTTCTTCAAGCCAGATGCTGACAAAATAGACGTCAACTACTAAATCATTCTCCTAGATTGGCCCCTGGATGTGGACTACTATGGGATGATGACATCCTAGAACAATCTGAATTCATGGCTACTGACCCAAGTATAGGGCAACCATCTCTGAGGGTCACCCAGGCATTTTAACCAGAACCAGGATAGAAGTATAGTTTTTCCAtgtagatctttaaaaatagtctACTACTAGTAATCCATAACAGCAAAGGGGCAGCATTTAGGCAACTCAGTCCCCACTAGTAATTAAGACTAAGCTGAACTGTACCCAAATGACCTGAAACACTTACTATAACTATCTTAAAATTAAAGCTAAAGCTAAAATATACTAAAGTCTACAAGGCTGTATGAATCTCAGCAATTAAGTGTAAAATTTTGTTTACCAATGTTTAGTATCTAGAAGAATTTATTTCCTGAAACCTTATTTACCATCTTCAATTTCAATTATATTTGACAGACATTAAGAGCAgaccaagaaaatatttataacaaataaaaagaaagcatacaAAATCACACACATAATAATGATTtcccaaaacaaaatattaaatatgcctTATTTTATACACCAAAATATTCATAGTGGTAGTAACTCCTTGAAGGTAAAAATCcctgtcttactcatttttatagaGCCATCCTACAGAAGAGTGCCTGGTACAAAGTAGGTATTCAGTAAGTGCttcctgaaaaaaatgaaagtgaataaTATCCATCTTCCAAAAAAAGGTACTCGATCaagtaaatatatgaaattttaatattttcatctgAAATATACAAAGGACTAAAGACAAAGTCAATACCTAACTAAAATTCTCTTAAGTAACTTCATTATTACAAAGTTAAATCTTGAGTCAAAAATCCAGCTCTAAAAATATAGTCTCAAAAATCACATATCTACATATAATACAGAGGCAACTCAATTGTCTTATGCTGCATCATCATCATCCACTGCAGCATAGATGGCTTGATTCctcctcttaattttctttctttgttcaggTTCATGTTCATCACTCAGCCTCTTCAATGGCAACTCAGTTAAGTCGTTTCCATCCCCTGACTCTGGAGCCTCACCAAGTTTCCCCTCTCTGCCATCTGGGGAACCCAACGTATCATCAGAAGATACAACCATGGAACCTGGCAAGATCCTGACatcagagaagctggcagagaagTCAGAAGCTTGATCAGAAGAAGGTTCTACAGATGGTGTATTCATGTCACTATGCGTACTTACAATACtatcttcatcttcctcttcttcatctaACATTATTTCATCTGGATTAATAGACGACAGGGCAGATGTATCTGTGTTATATTCACTACGATCTTCTCCAGAGTCATTACTCTCCACATCATCTTGCTGTTCATATTCACCACATAAGTGATGTTCCTCCTTGGCCTTCTGAAGCCTGACATTCATGTCAGTGATGCCAAGTTGGGCACAAAATTCAGTAGTTTGAGGATTGATCCTATGAACCAACTGCATTTGTGTTTGTGGCCTGCTAGGATCATAACAAGCAGCTGTTATGCTGAAGTTATATGGAACTTTGAGGTCATGGTTCAGTATTTCCAATACTTTGTTCATAGCTTCTTCTGTTGCACTATAATCCCACCTACAAAAGTCCAGAACAATAGCTTTTTACATTAGCCTCAGACAACAAAAGATGAAATCTAAATATGGACTTCATAtaaaccatatataaaaattccatCTAATAAAATTATAGTTAATTTTCCAAAGgaccattttgaaataaaaaaaaattcttagaaaaaactaTTCTTAATTCACCCTCTAAAACAAGTATAAATAACTTTAATGTGTGAACCAAATCTCCGCCATATTACAGTTCTATGCATGCTTATTCATTTATACACTTATTTGGGTTGGTATTCCATCATCCATTTTTATATCCCTTAGAAGgaaaatttatagttttccatACCAGTCAGTAAACCCTGAATTACTCTGACATTCATATAACAATAATtcccttgatttaaaaaaataagaaaagtaagagGTGGATGGGACAAAAGTTGGGCATGCAACAGAGACAGCAAACCCTAAAGAAGGTCAGACTTACCTTGTATGCAGGCCATTATTCTCAGGCATATTCCATAGACGCTCAGTCACATTAATAAGATCATCAGTAGCCCTGAGAACAGTGAGCCATTCAATATCATACTCTAAGTACTCAGGAGCACTGGGGTCATGTTCTATTTCTATCAcctataaaaagaaatcagtaattttaagaaatacatttctatttttaatattcaaagaaTTTCAATATAACAAAATGTAAACGGAATTTAATAGCTTACAAACACTAACATAACCTAAGTATTCCCCCCAAAATTCtcagaatatataaattatagagcataaataaattctaaaaggaaaattattatgtTTCTAGTCATTGGAAGAACAAAACTATATTGCaaagttatttcattttctttttacctgaaGAAAGTCTCTATGTGGTAAGCATTTGTCCAGGGCTAAAAATTTGGTTGCTTTGGCTGCCTGTCCTTTATCCTTGGCCTAGAAATGTGAAgcatgatttaagaaaaaaaatgttaaaacatcaAAGGTAATTCATACACAGAACAGGATGGAAGCAATCTTTATTAAACATACCCCTAAGTCATGTGTCAAAGCAACAACTGTCACCATTCCAAAATAAGTCAGTTCTATAACCACTTGTATAATGACCGGCAAGGTACTTAAACTCTCTGGGCTTCAACTTCCTTACAAAAGTCAAAGGTAGACACAAATGCTGAAGATAATGatactggattttttaaattataataataattaaaaagtaaatttaaaaaagagaatcagaTAATGATACAGTTAAATCAAAGCACATAATACAAAGGTTAATGATAACAGAAGAGCTTAAAAGTAATCTGGCAGATTGAAAGAAATTGTATAATTTCttctaaacaaattttagaagaaattatacaatttctttcaaattttagaagaaattataggGAAAAATCTTTATAACCTTGGGTCGGGCAAAGCTCTCTTAGATAAACACTGAAAGTGGATATGATACAGTCACAGAATGAAATATtgttcaacaataaaaatgaaagaaatactaaACCTGCTACCTGAAGgaacctcaaaaacaaacaaaggaaagaaaccacAAACCAAAGACTATAGATTTTGGTCCCACTTATATAAAtgttcagaaaaaataaattcagagagacaaaaagcagattaGTGAGTGCCCAGGGCTGCGGGTGGGAACAAGACTCACAGGAAATAGACACAAAAGATCTTTTGGGGtgctggaaatgttctaaaactgggcTATATGATGTTTGCTCTGGAAACATCTAGAACTCTGGAAGTATACTATAACTCACTCACTGAATGGTACATTTAAATAgatgaattttatattatgtaaattatatgccaatgaaacttttttttttttttaaatgaactggCAGAAAGAAACATGGGCAAGAGGTGGTGGGTCACAAACATGAAGATTTTATTGGATGCAGTAAAAAAGTGACTCAGGAAGAACAGTAAGGCatatggagaaaaacagacaagGAAGCAGGTTCTGTGCCATCCTGCTGTAGGCCAGGTTTCAGTTCACTGGTGGTGACGGACTAAGAGAAGTGCAAGGTACACAGATTACAGACAGATGGTAGCAGCAAGGCAGCTCTGAGGAAAGGTGATTTCTGGTGTTGGACAAGGGGCTGAAATAGAACACTGGCAAAGTCAGAGGAGGTTGAGGAGCTAAGAAAAAGGGATCAAACATATTCATTCAGAACTGAAGTCCCTGAGGTTGACAACAGAAGATGGATGGGGAGGAAAGTACCAAATCTGATGCTTCAGTAAAAATTCAGGAGTATCATGAGCCCTAGGAGATAGAAGACAGTAACAGAGATGTAGAAAAGGTGATGGGTATAAATGGATGACTTGGATATTAAAAGAGGATAATCACTTTGGCAGTggcccaaaggaaaagaaaaggagtaacCTTGACTCTTCATCTCAGTGAAACTGGGGAGTGAGGATAAGCCCATAACAGCAAGGGCCCACAGGAATGTTTTCAAACATAACTTTCCAAACTGTATTTGAGTAACATCATTAAAGTGCACCCTCACCACAGAAAAGTGTTGGGTCAAGTTCAGAAAGCACTGCACACCACATTCCAGTGCCCATTAACACATTCGAGATTCTCAGAAATTATAGAAGCCCCTGAGAAGAAATCTCTAACCTTGTTACCCCAggattttctaaacattttcccTATGGAATACTTTATGGTGAGAacgggaggggaaagagagaaccaCACATTCCATAAAAGCCTAATTGTAAGTATAAATTTATTCTCTACCTTCCATCAAGCACTATCATTCAAGCAGTTTCCCAAAGAAAACTCTGGGAGTTCCTCTCTGTCACCAAATCCTGATGATTGTGCTTCCAAAATCTCTCTGGAACCTGTGttctttgtgttccctcttcgCCACAGTTTAGAATCTCATCTTTTGTTTAAATATGCCTCCCATTTTCCTTCCTACAATCCATACACAAAACTGCTATGAAACTAACCTTTCTGAAACGAAAATCTGGTTTCATCACTCCCCAACTTTCCCCAGTACCTTCTGGTTAAAACTCAAACTCCACAGCATGACGCCGAAGGCAGCTATGATCTCATTCCagcctcatctctccctctgcctcaatCAAAGGGACTGCTGCAGTCCCCCAGCACATGCCAGTGCCAGGCATTCAGGCCACTAGTCTCTGTACACACTGATCACTCTACCTGGATGGTGTTACCTAGATTCAACTGCTTTCTGGGACAGTCAATTCCTTTGGAAAaccttcttcatctcttcatcTCCTGTCCACATCCCCATCTGAACACAGTATGGCAGAGGTACTCCCACAGTCTCCTGGCATTTTTCATCACTGATTTATTACACTATCTTATAATCACCTGCATGTCTCTTCCTCCCAAGGATATGGAGTTACTTGCAAAAGCAAAGTTATATTTGATATCTTTCTCTCAATTTACAACTATTTTtgataaatgttatttaatacatatttgataagtgtttgttaaatgaaagaataatatttttggtttctacCTGATGCTGCATTAAGGCTGCAAACTTCACATGAAGGTGCGCAGAAAACCAGTATGTAGGCTTGAAGTGCTCTAAGAGCTCTGAGGCAGCAGGACTTCCCAATGTGTTATTTTCCACTTCTTGTCGGAAAAAAGATTTAGTCTTCAGAAGCTGCTGCTTATTTCCATAATGATAGATCTTTCTTGGCCAATCATGAGATAAGAATATGTCCATAGGCTGCTTCAgctttaacagaaaaagaaagaaaactttttaacaCAGATCAAAAGCAAACCCTGACTGTTTCTCCACTACCGCACAACCGTTTGCCCACTTCGAGCTTTAGATTTCTGTGTAATTCATTCCAAGGAAACTTTATTTAAGAAGGTCACAGAAACACTAAGAAATACTAAACTCACTCATCTAAGCCAGGAGAAAccactttctctctcctcacAAATCACCTCTGTCTTCCATGGCAAGGCAGGGCCATGCAGACACACTTTGATCAGACTGTCAGCCAGATATGGTCTTTCATATGGGgcctctaaaatatataataaccgtcattcttttcctttctagtgAAGAAACTGTTTTAAGATACACAGACACCAGATTTCATGAGATATCTAATGTAAAGAGTATAGTAAAACCCAAAGGTATTTTCCCTCCCCCCCCATGGACTCATATAGCATATACCAAAAAAACTGATTACTACATAAATTACAGTAGAGGTATTTAAGGTGGCTGGTATCTTCACGGGAAGGCCACAAAATACACTCCATACTTTACTGATCCCTAGCACCTTCAAGTAATCTGCAAAAAATACCTGGAACactaaattaaaataacttaagTGTTCAAGTTGATACAAGACGACAGATATGACTAATCACTGAATAACTAATTCAGGCAGTAAATGcaatgaaatttcagaataagCTGATGGTTTTAAACTAGAACactgttgggacacctgggtggctcacttggttaagcatctgtcccttaatctcagctgaggtcttgatctcaaggttgtgagttcaagcctctcAACCCTTCTTGGGCCCCACTCTAGGCATGgagactatgaaaaaaaaaaaaaaaaaaaacctagaacacTGGTATCTAAGGAGGTTCTTCAAAGACTGATAGGGCTGAAATCAGTAAAACGGAAAAAGCATTCAAGGCAGAGAACTGTTATGAGTAGGGTATTAAAGAAATGCCTGCAAAGCATCCTCGTGCTCCTGCTGAGACTGTCAGGTACGGTGGGTGGGAGGGCCTGAGAGCATCAGCCAGGCCCCCATCCCTTAACTCCTTGGGAAATCCAGGGCAGGCTACTTACCTATCTGAGCATTGGCCTCGCGTCCTTAATATGACAAAGTCAGAGTAACACCAGTTCACAGATTTGTGTGGCAATTATACGAAATACCCTGTGTGGAAACTGCTTAGTCCAGTGTCAGGCATTTAATGCATTCTCAAACAAAAACCTGGTTTTGCCTACTCTCCAGTTAAGCCAGTGTTCCAATACCTCCTTCACAATTTTACCatattctctatcattttttaccactatttatttcctatttaataCCATTATCTGAAATactttagtattttctttaaagtttcaCTTTACGCCAATATATATTCTTTAGCCTTATTCTAAGTAGTAATATCTGAAGTCATGGattaaatgttctattttattattactccctaaaataaattcataacatTAGAATTTAACATGTTCATCTGTGAACCTCCTAAAAGCAACTCAAGATCCAAATTTTAGAAATACTGAATTAAGTTCTTCTTGGAAGTCGTATACCAAAATGATCAAAATACACTTTGGTACAGaattactttaacatttttttcaagtctgCTGTAATGTACTTTTTACATACCTGTTTTAATTTATAGACTTCAATATTTCTCACATGATATATACTCCTTATTGTAGCTGGATTATAAGGGGGGCACTCAAAATGACCTtaaattaaagaagagaaataagctATATTCAACTCCCTTAAATACtgcaaatacaaatatatacatacacttctCCAAAACTGAGGTCTATCATTAATGCTTTtggttcttaaaaattttataaagacactGCTCTTAAAATGTTGGTATCTTCTACTAATAAGTGATCACTAACTATAAATCTAAATAATTGAGGGgcttgtgaatttttaaattaaattatatttaatgtggAATATGTTGTTTATTCacatagtttaaattttaaaagataccatCAGAATGGAATAAGAAGAATTCCTCCAGAGAGTAGACCACTGATGCatagggctggggtgggagcagggatTAACCACAAAACTTTTGGGAATGATAGAAATGTTATAATTTAGATGGTTGCACAACCTAGAAGTTTactaaaaaatcactgaattgtatacttccAAAGATATGTAAATTTTACCTCTACAAAGCTGCTAAAACAATGGGAGGCAGGGATCCTCCTATTCCTGTCCCCCAGCCACCAGTAACACTACCTAGAGGCAACCAGTGTTAGTCaggttttagtattttattccaAGAATAACTACTATGCACATTATAATACACaaacttctttatctttcttttttttaaatgcaaatggcaATAGAGTTTATACATGTTCtgtaccttgttttttttttcacgtaTCTTAGAGCTCTTTGTATACCTCAGACATAGAGCTGcttctctactttttttaaaaaaaagcttcataGCACTACATTGTATTGTTTTATCACGATATAGTTAATGAGTTC from Mustela erminea isolate mMusErm1 chromosome 1, mMusErm1.Pri, whole genome shotgun sequence harbors:
- the DBR1 gene encoding lariat debranching enzyme; this translates as MRVAVAGCCHGELDKIYETLALAERRGPGPIDLLLCCGDFQAVRNEADLRCMAVPPKYRHMQTFYRYYSGEKKAPVLTIFIGGNHEASNHLQELPYGGWVAPNIYYLGLAGVVKYRGIRIGGISGIFKSHDYRKGHFECPPYNPATIRSIYHVRNIEVYKLKQLKQPMDIFLSHDWPRKIYHYGNKQQLLKTKSFFRQEVENNTLGSPAASELLEHFKPTYWFSAHLHVKFAALMQHQAKDKGQAAKATKFLALDKCLPHRDFLQVIEIEHDPSAPEYLEYDIEWLTVLRATDDLINVTERLWNMPENNGLHTRWDYSATEEAMNKVLEILNHDLKVPYNFSITAACYDPSRPQTQMQLVHRINPQTTEFCAQLGITDMNVRLQKAKEEHHLCGEYEQQDDVESNDSGEDRSEYNTDTSALSSINPDEIMLDEEEEDEDSIVSTHSDMNTPSVEPSSDQASDFSASFSDVRILPGSMVVSSDDTLGSPDGREGKLGEAPESGDGNDLTELPLKRLSDEHEPEQRKKIKRRNQAIYAAVDDDDAA